GTGGAAATTTGTTTCTACTAGAGCATCAGGATTGAATTTTCTAATATTGTTAGAAACAAATAAATTTATTTTTTGCAGCAAAATGTTCCTTTTGTGCTAATAGATAGCTCATTTCAAGCTGACAATAATTGTCGGTTGCACTTACTGAGTTTTGAGTTCCACTTAATGTCGCAAGACGAACTTATCAATCGAGCATTAACTTCTGGTCAAGGCTTCATTAAGTTTGACTTAAATTCTTGCTCTTGAAGCAACAACTACTTATATGTTTTGAAATAGTTAAAGTTCAAGTAATACTGAGGAATTTAAGTAAAATGCTAATTTTACAAAGCTGTTATATTTAGCAGTAATGTATTTTTAGTCACGTTAAAGCAAAATCAAAGGATGATAAGAGCTCTGTGGCAAAAAGTGAAGGAGATGGTACGGTAGGGAGGCTTTGTTGTTGTTGATCAGCCTCGTATGTCTACCTCAACTCTGTTTAAGTGGCGTCATTTCCAAGCAGACATCATCATAACTACGGCAGCGAGCGCCTAATCATCGGCAAGTTTTGTGCCATTGCCACCCACGTCAAATTCGTTATGAACGGTGCCAACCACAAGCTGGATGGTATTTCCACCTATTCCTTTTCCATCTTCGGGCAGGCTGAGAAAGTTCTAGAGAATATGTATGCGGGTACCAACTGCGGGGCGAGCAAACAACTCCCAAGCGCTACCACTACGCAGAAACAGTTCCATCCAACGGGTGTGTTCGCCTTGTGCATTGGTCCAACCGCTGCTACCCGGTGCAAACGCTAGCTGTCCGGGTTCGACTGCAAAGCTGCCTACGCTGGCGATCGCTTCTAGCTCCGTGTCATTAATCCGCACGCGGACAGTCTCGCCGTCGCTTGCCTGGATGCTTTGGGGTTGGATGGTGGTTTTCAAGTTGCCGTAGCCGTCAATATAAGCAATGCAGTTGGGTGGCACGTCGGGTATATCTTCTGGAGGGATCTTCTGGGCTAAAGCATCGGGTTGCCCTAGGGCAATAGCAGCTGCGGCTTGTGGAAACAGGTCACGAGAACGAAACTGCGAACCTTGCTCGGCAACGGCTGCCCAGCGCAACTCATAAGCTGCATCGCGCACGAAACAGAAGGCATAACCAGCATTAACGCCAATAACGCGCACACCCGTAGGTAGGCGTGCGAAAGCAAGACGCTCACCCGCGTTAGCGACACGCGCTTGTTCGTCATCTTCTCGGGGTGCGACATTGTGGTAAATAATAGTACCGGCGGGGGAATCGTTTAAGCCTAAGTGTGCGATACAAAATCCAGCCGCGAGAGTGGCAAAAGCAGGAACAGGTGTGAGTATTGGCTCAGCATCCGGTAGAAATAACTTGATGCGCTGCACTACTTCAGCAAAAGCAAGATCGCCAAAGCCGTAATCCGCGATGATGTGAACCAGCATAGAATTCCTCCCGTGTCTCCAACGACATGGACATGGCACACTCCAGGTAAAAGATTCTCCCCTCAGCCTGACGCTGTGCTGCACCCTGGAGTGTGATTGCCACTACGATATCAACAAGCTGCTAGTTCTGCAAAAGTAAAAATTTAAACCAACTTTTCCAGTAGCAGATGGGTTCAAATCACGTTTTTTAGTTTAGTGGTTATGCTGCATTGGCTGATGGGGTAGTGTTTTAGATTTGTTAATTTGCGCTAAATTTACGCTAAATTGGTAGACCAAATTCATAGCGATTGATAAACAACCCAATTACCAAATCATGCATAAACTCAGTTTTGGAAAAGCAAATTGTCTTGCGCATTAGTCGTTTAATTCTCGTTCTCAGCCTCAAATGCTTGCGTTCAATCCTCTGGGTTTTTTGCTTCCCTACCTCATGCAGCTCAAGTGGTAAATGCCGTTCGTATGCTCCCCATCCATCCGTGCAATATCGTTTGATTCCAAACGGTTCTAATAATGCCTTAAGTTGAAGGAAAACTTCATCTTTTCGCGCTCCAAAGACATAAGCTAGTACTTTCCCTGTCTTGCGGTCAATCGCATGCCATAACCATCGAGGATTTGTCTTCTTCCCCACGTAGCTCCACAATTCAGTCATGTGGATTGTCAAGGGGATCTACTACAATCAGCTCAATCATTGTTACTCACCCCACGTCCTGTTTCAGGTAGATATAACTCGATTCAAGGACCTTCTCGACAATCATAGGACTTACGCATTGACAAAAGACTGATTATGTAAATTCACTTCAAGTTTCTGCTGGAGGTGTTCTAGAATGAATTCCCTTGCCACCTGTAGGTACAAATTCTTTTGTAATTCGTACCAGTTTTCAATTAGTTCTTCAGCTCGCATTAACTCTAACTTAGTAAAGGCTCGGATTGAACAAAAAATGTGAGTTTTAATAGCCTCACTTGTTCTGACCATAAACCGCGAAACTCCACACAGTTGTTTCAAGGCTCGGTGATAGCATTCAATTCCCCAATGGATTGAGTGCGACTCATTGAATTCCTGTCGGCTAACTTGTTCGGTAGCATCTGAATTAGGTAGGTATGTAATGTAGTATCTCTCGGCTTCGTTTTTGAATATCCTCCGAAATACTTTGACGCGCCCAAAGTTTTTCAGATGTATTACCAAACCTTGGTCAGGAATTTCCAAATTTTGTACCTGGGTGTAATTTTTACCATCAGTTGAGACTTTTCGATTTTTGGCAATACCCATGAGAAATCCTACTTCCCGGTTTTTCAAGAATTTCAGATTTTCAAGGGCTGAATACCAAGCATCACCAGTTACCGTTTCTGGCTGCAAGCCCCAAGCCAAAACCTCCGTAATCATTACTCGAAAGTAATCGTTTTTTGTCAAACCCTCCCGCTTATCGTAGATCCGATAATTAACTGGGATAGACTTAGCTGATGCGTCGGTGTAATACAGGGTAATGAGGTGAAGCCCTTTAACAATTCGATGATGTTTTCCTGACCAAAAGTATCCAATTAGTTCAGCTAAATTTGGCTCACTATAAGGTTTATCAATAACGGTATCGTCACAGCTTAAAGTGCCGCCCACCAATTGAATGTGTGGTTTTATCTCTTCAAACAAGTCTTTAGGTTGATATCTTTCCCTTAACAAGAAGCGATTGACGCTGTCGTGTGAGACGTGCTTAAGAATTTCTGACAAGCGGTTGCAGCCTGCGTACTTAGGTTCAGCTAACAGGAATAAGGTATAAGTGTCGAGGTTGCATTTGGCTGTAGATGGTTTTGTAATCTCTCTGATGGTCGAATATCCCTGGGAAGTAAAACTATTTGCTGAAAGTTAAAGGGTGCAGTCAGTAGATAATATCTCTAATCAACTATTTCCATATCTATCAACTCCACTCCATCTCGAACTACCTAAGCACAAAAAGCGATCTTGAATGTTTTATGGCAAGGATGTATGCACGGAGTGCACCTGTCTGTTCAACTGACTTAACTCACTCTTAGGCTTGTTGTAATTCTCTCCAAGACTGAGAAACAACTTTAGAAGCTGATTTGACAAAGACTACGGTGAGCAGAAGTCCGACAACTAAATCGGGTAGCAAAGAGTTTGTCAGAAATACGAAAAAAGCAGCTCCCAGAACAGAAGTGTTAGCAATGATATCATTGCGAGAACAAAGCCATACCGAGGACATATTAATATTGTCGTTTCTGTGTCTAGTCAATAAGAATAGACACAGCAAGTTGGCAAACAAGGCTATTAACCCTACCGCACTCATTGCCCTCACCTCTGGCATTGTCTGAGCAAATAGCTGATAGCTGGCTCTGGCGAAGACAGCCACAGCTGACAAAAACATAATGCTCCCCTTGAGCAGTGCCGACCTTGCTTGAGCCTTCCTCCCTTGGTTGATGACTAAAAGACTACTACCATAAACCAACGCATCCCCTAGCATATCGAGCGAATCTCCCGTCAGCGAAAGTGATGCAGACCTAATACCAGCTCCTAATTCCACCACAAACATTACGGCATTGATGAGCAGAACGGTCCACAAAACTCTACTCTGCTGTTTTCTGAGTTTGGACACTTCGCCAGCCTTCTTGTGGCAGCAATCATCACTCATGGTTCACCTCCCAGCTATGACGCTTAGAAGACAATTGTTCAAACATTCAAAACAATATTAGAATGATTGTCCCCGAAAAACTCAAACATTCAAAAAAAGTTAGAATCTTAACCACTTACAATCGAATGGCTAGCCTG
This window of the Chroococcidiopsis sp. CCMEE 29 genome carries:
- a CDS encoding SAM hydroxide adenosyltransferase, giving the protein MLVHIIADYGFGDLAFAEVVQRIKLFLPDAEPILTPVPAFATLAAGFCIAHLGLNDSPAGTIIYHNVAPREDDEQARVANAGERLAFARLPTGVRVIGVNAGYAFCFVRDAAYELRWAAVAEQGSQFRSRDLFPQAAAAIALGQPDALAQKIPPEDIPDVPPNCIAYIDGYGNLKTTIQPQSIQASDGETVRVRINDTELEAIASVGSFAVEPGQLAFAPGSSGWTNAQGEHTRWMELFLRSGSAWELFARPAVGTRIHIL
- a CDS encoding IS1 family transposase, whose translation is MTELWSYVGKKTNPRWLWHAIDRKTGKVLAYVFGARKDEVFLQLKALLEPFGIKRYCTDGWGAYERHLPLELHEVGKQKTQRIERKHLRLRTRIKRLMRKTICFSKTEFMHDLVIGLFINRYEFGLPI
- a CDS encoding transposase, whose protein sequence is MREITKPSTAKCNLDTYTLFLLAEPKYAGCNRLSEILKHVSHDSVNRFLLRERYQPKDLFEEIKPHIQLVGGTLSCDDTVIDKPYSEPNLAELIGYFWSGKHHRIVKGLHLITLYYTDASAKSIPVNYRIYDKREGLTKNDYFRVMITEVLAWGLQPETVTGDAWYSALENLKFLKNREVGFLMGIAKNRKVSTDGKNYTQVQNLEIPDQGLVIHLKNFGRVKVFRRIFKNEAERYYITYLPNSDATEQVSRQEFNESHSIHWGIECYHRALKQLCGVSRFMVRTSEAIKTHIFCSIRAFTKLELMRAEELIENWYELQKNLYLQVAREFILEHLQQKLEVNLHNQSFVNA
- a CDS encoding cation transporter, whose protein sequence is MSDDCCHKKAGEVSKLRKQQSRVLWTVLLINAVMFVVELGAGIRSASLSLTGDSLDMLGDALVYGSSLLVINQGRKAQARSALLKGSIMFLSAVAVFARASYQLFAQTMPEVRAMSAVGLIALFANLLCLFLLTRHRNDNINMSSVWLCSRNDIIANTSVLGAAFFVFLTNSLLPDLVVGLLLTVVFVKSASKVVSQSWRELQQA